In Arthrobacter sp. PAMC25284, a single genomic region encodes these proteins:
- a CDS encoding MaoC family dehydratase N-terminal domain-containing protein, which translates to MTINPDLQGRSYPAAEVYDVGREKISEFARSVKATHPAHYDVDAARALGHRDLVAPPTFAIIVAQRADAQLIEDPESGIDFSRVVHADQRFTHHRPIVAGDRLVAELSVDGVRAMGGGAMITTRAEIFALDADGGRAAVATTTSSLLVRGEGQ; encoded by the coding sequence ATGACTATCAATCCGGATCTGCAGGGACGCAGCTACCCTGCCGCAGAGGTGTACGACGTCGGCCGCGAAAAGATCAGCGAGTTCGCCCGGTCAGTGAAGGCGACCCACCCGGCCCACTACGACGTCGACGCGGCCAGGGCGCTCGGCCACCGTGACCTCGTGGCGCCCCCGACGTTCGCGATCATCGTTGCACAGCGGGCCGATGCGCAGCTCATCGAAGATCCGGAGTCCGGCATCGACTTCTCCCGCGTGGTCCACGCAGACCAACGCTTCACCCACCACCGTCCCATCGTCGCCGGCGACCGGCTGGTTGCCGAACTGTCCGTCGACGGTGTCCGTGCGATGGGCGGCGGCGCCATGATCACCACCCGCGCCGAAATTTTCGCGCTGGATGCCGACGGCGGCCGTGCAGCCGTCGCCACAACGACCTCGTCCCTGCTGGTCCGCGGAGAGGGACAGTAA
- a CDS encoding MaoC family dehydratase: MSQTFSDLSVGQSIGSRSITVTRTDLVKYAGASGDFNPIHWNEAFATGVGLPGVIAHGMFTMGSAVQLVTDWAGDPAAVVDFQTRFTKPVPVADTTGTPDAGAVIEVSGAIGALDADARTARVDLTVVSGGQKVLVKAQAVVLLS, from the coding sequence ATGAGCCAGACATTCTCAGACCTCAGCGTCGGCCAGAGCATCGGCAGCCGCAGCATCACCGTCACCCGCACGGACCTCGTCAAGTACGCCGGCGCCTCTGGAGACTTCAACCCCATCCACTGGAACGAAGCCTTCGCCACCGGCGTTGGCCTCCCCGGCGTGATCGCACACGGGATGTTCACGATGGGCTCCGCCGTCCAGCTCGTGACCGACTGGGCCGGGGACCCTGCCGCCGTCGTCGATTTCCAGACCCGCTTCACCAAGCCTGTCCCGGTGGCCGATACCACAGGAACGCCGGATGCCGGCGCGGTTATTGAAGTCAGCGGTGCGATCGGGGCGCTCGACGCCGATGCCCGCACCGCCCGCGTGGACCTCACCGTGGTGTCGGGCGGCCAGAAAGTCCTGGTCAAAGCCCAGGCCGTCGTTTTGCTGTCCTAG
- a CDS encoding MFS transporter yields the protein MKPVRSARPATARDITRWRNAVAAAYGFSGIAFASWISRLPAIRDGLDLTPGSVGLLLLCMTVGSFVSVSASGLIVLHFGSRQTIRIGSILVGCGLVLTGFGTSVMANPLAVAAGLAVIGLGTASWNTASNVEGAAVERAVGRHIMPQLHGMFSLGAVAGAGLGAWSAGTGVPVFWHLAAAGLLVAGSVSTAAQWFRADSTPLAAQKSLTPAKVDMFEDPITGPIPIVRIRQEGAHEERGTAVELPLDNKRQIAQAWRDPRTLLLGFMVLGLALAEGAAGDWVALALADGHGQSNAAGAAGYGLFVTFMTIGRFGGTIVLDRFGRVPVMRWCAAMAVLGLGLFVFAPVPWLAFVALAIWGLGASLGFPVGMSAAADDPRTAAARVSVVSTIGYGAFLCGPPLLGLLAEHVGILHSLLAVMVMLVASFLLAPVAKPLDRLKAES from the coding sequence ATGAAACCGGTGAGAAGCGCCCGTCCCGCCACAGCCCGTGACATCACGCGGTGGCGCAATGCCGTCGCTGCGGCCTACGGCTTCAGCGGCATCGCTTTCGCCAGTTGGATTTCCCGGCTGCCCGCCATCCGCGACGGCCTTGACCTCACACCGGGCTCCGTGGGGCTGCTATTGCTCTGCATGACGGTGGGATCGTTTGTCTCGGTATCCGCCTCAGGCCTGATCGTCCTGCACTTTGGCTCCAGGCAGACCATCCGGATCGGCAGCATTCTGGTCGGCTGCGGATTGGTCCTGACAGGCTTCGGCACCTCGGTTATGGCGAATCCGCTGGCCGTTGCTGCAGGGCTGGCGGTCATCGGCCTGGGCACCGCCAGTTGGAACACCGCCTCAAACGTGGAGGGCGCCGCCGTCGAACGTGCGGTGGGCCGGCACATCATGCCCCAACTGCACGGGATGTTCAGCCTCGGCGCCGTGGCGGGAGCCGGACTGGGTGCCTGGTCCGCAGGCACCGGGGTACCCGTCTTCTGGCACCTCGCCGCCGCCGGACTGCTGGTGGCCGGCTCGGTCAGCACCGCGGCGCAATGGTTCCGCGCCGACAGCACACCGCTGGCGGCCCAAAAAAGTCTCACTCCCGCCAAAGTCGACATGTTCGAGGACCCGATCACGGGCCCGATCCCCATCGTCCGGATCCGCCAGGAGGGGGCCCACGAGGAACGTGGGACGGCCGTGGAGCTCCCGCTGGACAACAAACGCCAGATCGCCCAGGCCTGGCGCGACCCACGGACGCTGTTGTTGGGCTTTATGGTGCTGGGACTGGCCCTCGCGGAGGGCGCGGCGGGGGACTGGGTGGCGCTCGCGCTGGCGGACGGCCACGGCCAGTCCAACGCGGCAGGAGCCGCGGGCTACGGCCTCTTTGTCACCTTCATGACGATCGGCCGCTTCGGCGGAACCATCGTGCTGGACCGTTTCGGCCGAGTCCCCGTGATGCGCTGGTGCGCCGCGATGGCCGTGCTGGGGCTTGGCCTCTTCGTTTTCGCCCCGGTACCGTGGCTGGCCTTCGTGGCCCTGGCCATCTGGGGACTCGGCGCCTCGCTCGGCTTCCCGGTGGGCATGTCCGCCGCCGCCGATGACCCCCGCACCGCCGCCGCGCGGGTTTCGGTGGTCTCCACGATCGGCTACGGCGCGTTCCTGTGCGGGCCTCCGCTGCTCGGCCTGCTCGCTGAACACGTGGGCATCCTCCACTCCCTGCTGGCCGTAATGGTCATGCTCGTCGCCAGCTTCCTGCTCGCCCCGGTGGCGAAGCCGCTGGACCGGCTAAAGGCGGAAAGCTAG
- the asd gene encoding aspartate-semialdehyde dehydrogenase has protein sequence MTTAATPSVGLVGWRGMVGSVLMQRMQDAGDFATINPVFFSTSNAGGAAPSFADGAGKLEDAFDVETLAKLPIIVTAQGGDYTKQVHGELRSRGWDGLWIDAASTLRMNDDSIIVLDPINRDVIDAGLSGGVKDYIGGNCTVSCMLMGLGGLFKNGLVEWGTSMTYQAASGGGARHMRELLSQFGTLNAEVSTELDDPASAILEIDRKVLAHQRTDIDATQFGVPLAGSLIPWIDADLGNGQSKEEWKAGVETNKILGTSGENHVIMDGLCVRIGAMRSHSQALTLKLREDLSVTEIEKLLAEDNEWAKVVPNTKEDSMADLTPVSASGTLDIPVGRIRKMEMGPQYISAFTVGDQLLWGAAEPLRRMLNVATGTL, from the coding sequence ATGACTACAGCAGCTACTCCGTCCGTTGGACTGGTGGGTTGGCGTGGCATGGTCGGTTCCGTCCTGATGCAGCGCATGCAGGACGCGGGCGACTTCGCCACCATCAACCCCGTCTTTTTCTCCACCTCCAACGCCGGAGGTGCCGCCCCGTCCTTCGCCGACGGGGCCGGCAAGCTCGAGGACGCGTTCGACGTCGAGACCCTGGCGAAGCTGCCGATTATCGTCACCGCCCAGGGCGGCGACTACACCAAACAGGTGCACGGCGAACTCCGCAGCCGGGGCTGGGACGGCCTGTGGATCGACGCCGCCTCCACCCTGCGCATGAACGATGACTCAATCATCGTGCTGGACCCGATCAACCGCGACGTGATCGACGCCGGCCTCTCCGGCGGGGTCAAGGACTACATCGGCGGCAACTGCACCGTGTCCTGCATGCTGATGGGCCTCGGCGGGCTGTTCAAGAACGGCCTCGTCGAGTGGGGCACCTCCATGACCTACCAGGCGGCCTCCGGCGGCGGCGCCCGGCACATGCGCGAGCTGCTGAGCCAGTTCGGCACGCTCAACGCCGAGGTCAGCACGGAACTGGACGACCCGGCGTCGGCGATCCTGGAGATCGACCGCAAGGTCCTGGCCCACCAGCGCACCGACATCGACGCCACCCAGTTCGGCGTCCCGCTGGCCGGTTCGCTGATCCCCTGGATCGACGCGGACCTGGGTAACGGCCAGTCCAAGGAGGAGTGGAAAGCCGGGGTGGAGACCAACAAGATCCTGGGCACCTCCGGTGAAAACCACGTCATCATGGACGGCCTGTGCGTCCGTATCGGCGCCATGCGCTCGCACTCCCAGGCGCTGACGCTGAAGCTCCGCGAGGACCTGTCCGTCACCGAGATCGAAAAACTCCTGGCCGAGGACAACGAATGGGCCAAGGTGGTGCCAAACACCAAGGAAGACTCCATGGCGGACCTCACCCCGGTGTCCGCCTCGGGCACCCTGGATATCCCGGTAGGCCGGATCCGCAAAATGGAGATGGGTCCGCAGTACATCAGCGCTTTCACGGTCGGTGACCAGCTGCTCTGGGGCGCCGCCGAGCCGTTGCGCCGCATGCTCAACGTCGCCACCGGGACCCTCTAG
- a CDS encoding NF038396 family protein, protein MLKKPETLFVLGYMLLPLLALLSAIVGLTMILGGNKILGAIVLVVVTQVFAFGAIFALRRRKHALLAETDRS, encoded by the coding sequence ATGCTGAAGAAACCCGAAACCCTCTTTGTCCTGGGCTACATGCTGCTCCCGTTGCTGGCGCTGCTCTCGGCGATCGTGGGCCTGACCATGATCCTGGGCGGCAACAAAATCCTCGGCGCCATTGTGCTGGTTGTGGTGACCCAGGTCTTCGCCTTCGGCGCGATTTTTGCCCTCCGCAGGCGGAAGCACGCCCTCCTCGCCGAGACTGACCGCAGCTAG
- a CDS encoding dihydrofolate reductase, whose product MSTENSPQQGTRPENFTEELAASVTGLGLVWAQTSTGVIGKDGSMPWKLPEDMAHFARLTTGHPVIMGRKTWESFPDKFRPLPGRTNIVISRQAGWGDTATAEGAIAAMSLDEALLESQFAPGNEMVWIIGGGSIYAQALDVADVAVITTIDSAVEGDTFAPELGYDWTAGASLPAEGWLTAENGTRYRITLWRRTEGQ is encoded by the coding sequence ATGAGCACCGAAAACAGCCCGCAGCAGGGCACCCGTCCGGAAAACTTCACCGAGGAACTCGCCGCTTCCGTTACCGGCCTGGGCCTGGTCTGGGCGCAGACCAGCACTGGAGTCATCGGCAAGGACGGCAGCATGCCGTGGAAGCTGCCCGAAGACATGGCGCACTTCGCCCGTCTCACCACCGGCCACCCCGTCATTATGGGCCGAAAAACATGGGAGTCCTTCCCGGATAAGTTCCGCCCGTTGCCGGGCCGGACGAACATCGTCATCAGCCGGCAGGCCGGCTGGGGCGACACCGCCACAGCGGAGGGCGCCATTGCGGCCATGTCCCTGGACGAGGCTCTGCTCGAGTCGCAGTTCGCGCCGGGCAACGAGATGGTCTGGATCATCGGCGGCGGAAGCATTTACGCGCAGGCCCTGGACGTCGCCGACGTCGCCGTGATCACCACCATCGACTCGGCGGTCGAGGGCGACACCTTTGCCCCGGAACTCGGCTACGACTGGACCGCCGGCGCCAGCCTGCCCGCCGAGGGCTGGTTGACCGCAGAAAACGGAACCAGGTACCGCATCACCCTGTGGCGCCGGACGGAAGGCCAGTGA
- a CDS encoding thymidylate synthase, producing the protein MSIPTPYEDLLRDVLAHGTHKSDRTGTGTISVFGRQLRFDLSKSFPLITTKRVHFKSVAVELLWFLRGDSNVKWMQDQGVTIWNEWADADGELGPVYGVQWRSWPTPDGGHIDQIAELVENLKANPDSRRHIVSAWNVSELKDMALPPCHAFFQFYVADGKLSCQLYQRSADTFLGVPFNIASYALLTLMVAQQTGLEPGEFVWTGGDVHIYDNHMDQVLKQLAREPYDYPQLRITRTPDSIFDYTLEDFEVVGYQHHPTIKAPIAV; encoded by the coding sequence GTGAGCATTCCAACGCCCTATGAAGACCTGTTGCGCGATGTCCTGGCGCACGGGACCCACAAATCGGACCGCACCGGGACCGGCACCATCAGCGTGTTCGGACGCCAGCTCCGCTTTGACCTCAGCAAAAGTTTCCCCCTGATCACCACCAAACGCGTGCATTTCAAGTCGGTAGCGGTGGAGCTGCTGTGGTTCCTGCGCGGGGACAGCAATGTGAAGTGGATGCAGGACCAGGGCGTGACCATCTGGAACGAATGGGCCGATGCCGACGGCGAACTGGGTCCGGTCTACGGCGTACAGTGGCGCAGCTGGCCCACGCCCGACGGCGGCCACATCGACCAGATTGCCGAGCTGGTGGAAAACCTCAAGGCCAACCCGGATTCACGCCGCCACATCGTCTCGGCGTGGAACGTCTCCGAACTCAAGGACATGGCCCTGCCGCCGTGCCACGCCTTCTTCCAGTTCTACGTCGCCGACGGCAAGCTCTCCTGCCAGCTCTACCAGCGTTCGGCCGACACCTTTTTGGGCGTCCCGTTCAACATCGCCTCCTACGCCTTGCTGACCCTCATGGTGGCCCAGCAGACCGGCCTGGAGCCCGGCGAATTCGTCTGGACCGGCGGCGACGTCCACATTTACGACAACCACATGGACCAGGTCCTCAAACAGCTGGCCCGGGAGCCGTACGACTACCCGCAGCTCCGGATCACCCGCACACCGGATTCCATTTTCGACTACACCCTCGAGGACTTCGAGGTGGTCGGCTACCAGCACCACCCGACGATTAAGGCCCCCATCGCCGTATGA
- a CDS encoding NUDIX hydrolase has product MSSDSLVADQRDHPGEAIAVTAAGALPWRINKDRLEVLLIHRPRYDDWSWPKGKIDPGETVPECAIREVEEEIGLIAPLGIPLPPIHYHVPAGLKVVHYWAVDVDGAALVPDGKEVDSVMWCVPEKAARLLTNPSDVDPLKYLVAAYERGELETWPLLIVRHAKAKPRSSWTKAEGDRPLAATGTRQAQAVGRLLRTWKPGRVVTSPWVRCVATIAPYAKASDAKIKMHESLTEHRHARSPHKTAAVVESLFDKQRPVVLCTHRPALSTVFAQLAKHMGPGLRALLPATDPFLAPGELVVCHVAHGSKDTVVAVERFRPFDD; this is encoded by the coding sequence TTGTCCAGCGATTCACTGGTTGCGGACCAGAGAGACCACCCGGGCGAAGCCATCGCCGTCACGGCGGCGGGAGCACTGCCCTGGCGGATCAACAAGGACCGGCTTGAGGTCCTGCTGATCCACAGGCCCCGGTACGACGACTGGTCCTGGCCCAAGGGAAAGATTGATCCGGGCGAGACCGTCCCGGAGTGCGCCATCCGCGAGGTGGAGGAGGAAATAGGGCTCATCGCCCCGTTGGGCATCCCGCTTCCTCCCATCCACTACCACGTGCCCGCCGGGCTGAAAGTCGTCCACTACTGGGCGGTTGACGTCGACGGCGCCGCGCTGGTGCCGGACGGCAAGGAAGTGGACAGCGTGATGTGGTGTGTACCGGAAAAGGCCGCCCGTCTGCTGACCAACCCCAGCGACGTTGACCCACTCAAGTACCTGGTGGCCGCCTATGAACGCGGGGAACTGGAGACCTGGCCGCTACTGATCGTGCGCCACGCCAAGGCCAAGCCGCGGTCCTCCTGGACGAAGGCCGAAGGCGACCGTCCGCTGGCAGCGACCGGGACGCGGCAGGCGCAGGCGGTCGGCAGACTGCTGCGGACCTGGAAACCCGGGCGCGTGGTCACAAGCCCGTGGGTGCGGTGTGTAGCCACCATTGCCCCGTATGCGAAGGCCAGTGACGCCAAAATAAAAATGCACGAGTCCCTCACCGAACACCGGCACGCGCGCAGCCCGCACAAGACGGCCGCCGTCGTCGAATCCCTCTTCGACAAGCAGCGCCCGGTGGTCCTGTGCACACACCGGCCGGCTTTGTCGACCGTGTTCGCCCAGCTTGCCAAGCACATGGGCCCCGGTCTGCGGGCCCTGCTGCCGGCAACTGACCCTTTCCTGGCGCCCGGTGAGCTGGTGGTGTGCCATGTGGCGCACGGCAGCAAGGATACGGTCGTTGCGGTGGAGCGGTTCCGGCCCTTCGACGACTAG
- a CDS encoding RNA degradosome polyphosphate kinase produces the protein MPRESTGTVTSENKARPVRARFGSSEVPASRATQDRIDIPEFAPNLRPEGDISPDRFLDRELSWLAFNSRVLELAEDPTLYLLERVSFLSIFASNLDEFFMVRVAGLKRRIATGLAVPSPAGLSPMQVLDQIGDAAHRLQQRHARVYAEQIRPALAYEHIHLMHWEELDSQAKEQLSAMFAEKVFPILTPLAVDPAHPFPYISGLSLNLAVVVRNPVSDKELFARVKVPDQLPRMISIDGPRAGSVPGRVARFITLEEVIAVHLDQLFAGMEVLEHHTFRVTRNEDVEVEEDDAENLLQALEKELLRRRFGPPVRLEVTNDINPNIRALLIRELGVEESEVYSVPGPLDLRGLSVIAGIDRSDLHYPKHVPHTSRHLNESETSKAANVFAAMRRRDILLHHPYDSFSTSVQAFLEQAAADPKVQAIKQTLYRTSGDSPIVDALIDAAEAGKQVLALVEIKARFDEQANISWARKLEQAGVHVVYGIVGLKTHCKLSLVVRQEVDGLRRYCHIGTGNYHPRTARYYEDLGLLTANEQVGEDLSKLFNQLSGYAPKSTFKRLLVAPRSVRSGLIDRIEKEIRNAKAGLAARVQMKVNSIVDEAIIDSLYRASQAGVQVDVIVRGICSLRPGVPGLSENITVRSVLGRFLEHSRVFAFANGGDPVVYIGSADMMHRNLDRRVEALVQLASGDDTTYVLDLLNRYMDPATASWYLDNSGDWIRHHLGEDDTSLDDIQSWLLASRSRQRSVSLR, from the coding sequence ATGCCACGGGAATCTACCGGGACAGTAACGTCTGAGAACAAGGCGCGTCCCGTTCGCGCCCGGTTCGGGTCCTCTGAGGTACCGGCCTCCCGCGCCACGCAGGACCGGATCGACATTCCCGAGTTCGCGCCGAACCTTAGGCCGGAGGGTGATATCAGCCCGGACCGGTTCCTGGACCGGGAACTGAGCTGGCTGGCCTTCAATTCCCGGGTCCTGGAACTGGCGGAGGACCCCACCCTGTACCTGCTGGAGCGGGTCAGCTTCCTGTCCATCTTCGCCTCGAATCTGGACGAATTCTTTATGGTCCGGGTCGCCGGGTTGAAGCGCCGGATCGCCACCGGGCTCGCCGTGCCCTCGCCCGCCGGGCTGAGCCCCATGCAGGTCCTGGACCAGATCGGCGACGCCGCCCACCGGCTGCAGCAGCGCCACGCCCGGGTGTACGCCGAGCAGATCCGCCCCGCCCTCGCGTACGAGCACATCCACCTCATGCATTGGGAAGAACTCGATTCCCAGGCCAAGGAACAGCTCAGCGCCATGTTCGCCGAGAAGGTCTTCCCGATCCTGACGCCGCTCGCCGTGGATCCGGCCCACCCGTTTCCGTACATCTCCGGGCTCTCCCTGAACCTCGCCGTCGTGGTCCGGAACCCGGTCAGCGACAAAGAGCTCTTTGCCCGGGTCAAGGTTCCGGACCAGCTGCCGCGAATGATCTCCATCGACGGGCCGCGCGCCGGCTCCGTCCCGGGCCGGGTGGCGCGGTTCATCACCCTGGAAGAAGTCATCGCCGTCCATCTGGACCAGCTGTTCGCCGGGATGGAGGTCCTGGAACACCACACCTTCCGGGTTACCCGCAACGAAGACGTCGAAGTGGAAGAGGACGACGCCGAGAACCTGCTGCAGGCGCTGGAGAAAGAACTGCTGCGGCGCCGCTTCGGGCCGCCGGTCCGCCTGGAAGTCACGAACGACATCAACCCGAACATCCGGGCTCTCCTGATCCGCGAACTCGGCGTCGAAGAATCCGAGGTCTATTCGGTCCCGGGTCCGCTGGACCTGCGCGGGCTTTCGGTCATTGCCGGCATCGACCGGTCCGACCTGCACTACCCCAAGCACGTCCCGCACACTTCACGCCACCTGAACGAATCCGAGACCTCCAAGGCGGCCAACGTTTTCGCGGCGATGCGGCGCCGCGACATCCTCCTGCACCACCCGTACGATTCCTTCTCCACCTCCGTCCAGGCATTCCTGGAACAGGCCGCCGCGGACCCGAAGGTCCAGGCCATCAAACAAACCCTGTACCGCACCTCCGGGGACTCCCCGATCGTCGATGCCCTGATCGACGCCGCCGAAGCCGGCAAGCAGGTCCTGGCACTCGTGGAAATCAAGGCCCGCTTCGATGAGCAGGCCAACATCTCCTGGGCACGGAAGCTGGAGCAGGCCGGGGTCCACGTTGTTTACGGCATCGTCGGGCTCAAGACCCACTGCAAGCTCTCCCTTGTCGTCCGCCAGGAAGTGGACGGGCTGCGCCGCTACTGCCACATCGGCACCGGCAACTACCATCCCCGGACGGCCCGCTACTACGAGGACCTGGGCCTGCTCACGGCCAACGAGCAGGTGGGCGAAGACCTCTCCAAGCTCTTCAACCAGCTCTCCGGCTACGCGCCAAAGTCCACCTTCAAGCGGCTGCTCGTCGCCCCTCGCTCCGTCCGCTCGGGACTGATCGACCGGATCGAAAAGGAGATCCGCAACGCCAAAGCCGGCCTGGCGGCCCGGGTCCAGATGAAGGTCAACTCAATCGTGGACGAGGCCATCATCGATTCTCTCTACCGCGCATCGCAGGCGGGTGTGCAGGTCGATGTCATCGTCCGCGGCATCTGCTCCCTGCGCCCGGGAGTCCCCGGCCTCAGCGAGAACATCACGGTCCGTTCCGTTCTGGGCCGGTTCCTCGAGCACTCGCGCGTATTCGCGTTCGCCAATGGCGGCGATCCGGTGGTGTACATCGGCTCGGCCGACATGATGCACCGCAACCTGGACCGCCGGGTGGAGGCCCTTGTGCAGCTCGCCAGCGGGGACGACACAACATATGTCCTGGACCTGCTGAACCGGTACATGGATCCGGCCACTGCCAGCTGGTATCTGGATAACTCCGGGGACTGGATCCGCCACCACCTCGGCGAAGACGATACGAGCCTCGACGACATCCAGTCCTGGCTCCTGGCGTCCCGCTCACGGCAGCGTTCCGTGAGCCTGCGGTAG
- the mshD gene encoding mycothiol synthase yields the protein MSPAHPENWPVLTVKGAVDDQLLRDLRALAGAATESDGNPPLSEQTLVTLRGAGSGGHSLLTLALYSPEEESDPATAQDLAGFAVVVGEPDGSGILEIAVHPSYRNQGVADRLVEELRNTRGFAGLKAWSHGNHEAAADLAARYGYGAVRELWKMRLTTAAELPASTLPEGVTVRAFRPGQDEDTWLAANKAAFAQHPEQGGMTRADLEARMAEQWFDPAGLLLATDSSDSILGFHWTKVHPRHGEHPAIGEVYVVGVIPAAQGTGLGKALTIAGIRHLQDQGLHAVMLYVDADNVPAVALYRRLGFTRWDVDVMYAPLEGQ from the coding sequence ATGAGCCCTGCGCATCCGGAAAACTGGCCTGTCCTCACCGTCAAGGGAGCGGTGGATGATCAATTGCTGCGGGATCTCCGCGCCCTCGCCGGCGCCGCGACGGAGTCCGACGGCAACCCGCCCCTGTCCGAGCAGACATTGGTCACGCTCCGCGGGGCCGGTTCCGGCGGGCACTCGTTGCTGACCCTCGCGCTCTACTCCCCCGAGGAAGAATCCGATCCGGCGACCGCCCAGGACCTGGCCGGCTTCGCCGTCGTCGTCGGGGAACCCGATGGATCCGGGATCCTCGAAATCGCGGTCCACCCCAGCTACCGGAACCAAGGCGTCGCTGACCGACTCGTGGAGGAACTGCGGAACACCCGTGGTTTCGCAGGCCTCAAGGCCTGGTCACACGGCAATCACGAAGCGGCCGCCGACCTCGCCGCACGCTACGGCTACGGCGCCGTCCGCGAACTGTGGAAGATGCGCCTGACCACGGCGGCGGAACTACCGGCGTCGACCCTGCCGGAGGGCGTGACGGTGCGTGCTTTCCGCCCGGGACAGGACGAGGACACGTGGCTGGCGGCCAACAAGGCGGCTTTCGCCCAGCACCCGGAACAGGGCGGCATGACGCGCGCCGATCTCGAAGCCCGCATGGCCGAGCAGTGGTTCGATCCTGCGGGGCTCCTGCTGGCCACCGACTCCTCCGACAGCATCCTTGGGTTCCACTGGACCAAGGTGCATCCCCGGCACGGCGAACACCCCGCCATCGGCGAGGTGTACGTCGTCGGCGTCATCCCCGCGGCGCAGGGCACCGGTCTCGGCAAGGCCCTCACGATCGCGGGCATCCGGCACCTGCAGGACCAGGGGCTCCACGCGGTCATGCTTTACGTGGATGCGGACAACGTCCCCGCCGTCGCACTCTACCGCCGGCTGGGATTCACCCGCTGGGACGTGGACGTGATGTACGCACCCCTGGAAGGGCAGTAG
- a CDS encoding permease, translating into MKSWIIGIIGLAGLAAIVAGAYASPEVLLGVAVLTAAGIGIGWPHFLGVPARKTLAAVIALPGIGSAVAAAYLPAPGFLEWTPAFMALGVMAVFIVQLLRGTGQAQRLESTLGSCAGVVLSCLGAGWIAAYRFNGVREMFVVTAISAAVALLAGLIRWPDRVVAPLGIVGAGLAAPLAGLVFSNIAVLPAAIVGVVVGAVLVSFRRVAILRSARLSFPALLGAGLGPVSAVGSLAYFIDKLLLY; encoded by the coding sequence GTGAAGTCGTGGATCATCGGGATCATCGGTCTGGCGGGCCTTGCCGCCATCGTCGCCGGCGCCTACGCCTCTCCCGAGGTCCTGCTCGGCGTCGCTGTGCTGACAGCTGCCGGCATCGGCATCGGCTGGCCCCATTTCCTTGGGGTTCCGGCCAGAAAAACGCTCGCGGCCGTGATTGCGCTGCCTGGTATTGGCTCCGCCGTGGCGGCGGCCTATCTTCCGGCGCCCGGTTTCCTGGAATGGACTCCGGCCTTTATGGCGCTTGGTGTTATGGCCGTCTTCATAGTCCAGTTGCTGCGCGGCACTGGCCAGGCGCAGCGGCTTGAATCGACGCTGGGCTCCTGTGCCGGCGTGGTGTTGTCCTGTCTCGGGGCCGGCTGGATCGCGGCTTACCGCTTTAACGGCGTCAGGGAGATGTTCGTTGTAACTGCGATCAGTGCCGCGGTCGCCCTGCTGGCCGGGCTGATCCGCTGGCCGGACCGGGTCGTGGCGCCGCTGGGAATTGTGGGAGCCGGTCTGGCCGCGCCGCTGGCCGGGCTCGTGTTCTCCAATATCGCCGTCCTCCCGGCGGCTATCGTCGGGGTGGTGGTGGGGGCCGTGCTGGTGAGCTTCCGGCGGGTGGCGATCCTCCGCAGCGCACGTCTAAGCTTTCCGGCGCTGCTGGGCGCCGGGTTGGGCCCGGTTTCCGCGGTCGGCTCCCTGGCTTACTTCATCGACAAACTACTCCTCTACTAA
- a CDS encoding FABP family protein, with protein sequence MPIEIPTDLTPEIVPLSWLIGEWEGRGRLGAGEEDSDHFLQHVSFTHNGLPYLQYRAESWLTDDEGTKLRPLTVETGFWALERKQRDEDGGPGLIPADIVPVLKSADEVEALRNDDGGFDISVSISHPGGISELYYGQIKGPQIQLTTDMVMRGSHSKEYTAATRIFGLVDGNLLWRWDVGTGKSATAGGGLEAHASAILSKVG encoded by the coding sequence GTGCCGATTGAAATACCTACTGACCTGACCCCCGAAATCGTTCCGCTTTCCTGGCTCATCGGAGAGTGGGAGGGCCGTGGCCGCCTGGGTGCCGGGGAAGAAGACTCCGATCACTTCCTGCAGCACGTGTCGTTCACTCATAACGGCCTCCCGTACCTGCAGTACCGCGCCGAAAGCTGGCTGACCGATGATGAGGGCACAAAGCTGCGACCGCTGACGGTAGAGACAGGTTTCTGGGCGCTCGAACGCAAGCAGCGCGACGAAGACGGCGGACCCGGCCTGATCCCGGCGGACATCGTCCCCGTGCTCAAGAGTGCCGATGAGGTCGAGGCCCTGCGCAATGACGACGGAGGCTTTGACATCTCAGTCTCGATTTCCCACCCGGGCGGGATCTCCGAGCTCTATTACGGCCAAATTAAGGGTCCCCAGATCCAGCTCACGACCGACATGGTGATGCGCGGCAGCCACTCCAAGGAGTACACTGCCGCAACCCGGATCTTCGGGCTCGTGGACGGAAACCTGCTGTGGCGCTGGGACGTTGGAACCGGCAAGAGCGCGACGGCGGGCGGTGGCCTGGAGGCTCATGCCTCCGCCATTCTCAGTAAAGTCGGCTGA